From Zingiber officinale cultivar Zhangliang chromosome 5B, Zo_v1.1, whole genome shotgun sequence, the proteins below share one genomic window:
- the LOC121984852 gene encoding uncharacterized protein LOC121984852, protein MDPCPFVRVLVGNLALRIPFAAPPAGGGVHNSSFPCFAKIRLDKSPHQNAAVPLVTPEDLSAAAPSPSLSARFNLSQVDLDRISGKSSVFAAARGRARLKVAVYTGRQGATCGVTSGRLLGEITVTLDLKGVIAEGGGGRAVVFHSGWVELGAKKKKKVSSSLPQLYLTVRAEPDPRFVFEFDGEPECSPQVFQVQGQMRQPVFTCKFCCRSAGDRNLSLSSMHHEPGSSRNWLSSFGSERERTGKERKGWSVTVHDLSGSPVALASMVTPFVASTGTDRVSRSNPGAWLVLRPGDGTWKPWGRLEAWRERDGGLGYRFELLADAAMGAGINLAESTLSSAKGGTFTIDLTGAAGSPLSRSLSRSTSPGCSPRGSGDFGYSLWPFSSYRGFVMSSTVAGEGRSGRPTVEVGVQHVGCSEDAAAFVALAAAVDLSVDACRLFSHKLRKELIAPDSLR, encoded by the exons ATGGACCCATGCCCCTTTGTCCGGGTCCTGGTCGGCAACCTCGCTCTCAGGATCCCCTTCGCTGCCCCTCCCGCTGGCGGAGGCGTCCACAATTCCTCCTTTCCTTGCTTCGCCAAGATCCGCCTCGACAAGTCCCCCCACCAGAACGCCGCCGTCCCTCTCGTCACCCCAGAGGATCTCTCCGCCGCCGCGCCATCCCCCTCCCTCTCCGCTCGCTTCAACCTCTCGCAGGTCGACCTCGACCGCATCTCTGGCAAATCCTCGGTCTTCGCCGCAGCTAGGGGACGCGCGAGGCTGAAGGTCGCGGTTTACACCGGACGCCAGGGTGCGACGTGCGGAGTCACCTCCGGACGGCTCCTCGGAGAGATCACGGTGACACTGGACCTGAAGGGCGTGATCGCGGAGGGCGGCGGCGGCAGGGCCGTTGTGTTCCACAGCGGATGGGTAGAGTTGggggcgaagaagaagaagaaagtctcCTCATCGTTGCCGCAGCTGTATCTCACGGTGAGGGCGGAGCCGGATCCGCGGTTCGTGTTTGAGTTCGACGGGGAGCCGGAATGCAGCCCCCAGGTGTTCCAGGTGCAGGGGCAAATGAGACAGCCCGTCTTCACTTGCAAGTTCTGCTGCCGCAGTGCCGGCGACCGCAATTTGAGCCTCAG TTCGATGCATCACGAACCAGGGAGCTCTAGAAATTGGCTTTCGTCGTTCGGATCTGAGAGGGAGAGGACGGGGAAGGAGAGGAAAGGGTGGTCGGTAACAGTTCATGACCTTTCCGGTTCCCCCGTGGCCCTCGCCTCCATGGTGACCCCCTTCGTCGCCTCCACAGGCACTGACAGGGTCAGCCGATCCAACCCCGGCGCATGGCTCGTGCTCCGGCCTGGCGATGGCACTTGGAAGCCCTGGGGGCGCCTCGAGGCCTGGCGTGAGCGCGACGGAGGCCTTGGCTACCGCTTCGAGCTCCTCGCCGACGCCGCCATGGGCGCTGGCATCAACCTCGCCGAGTCTACCCTGAGCTCCGCCAAGGGTGGAACGTTCACCATCGACCTCACCGGCGCTGCCGGCTCGCCTCTAAGCAGGTCCCTCAGCCGATCGACCTCTCCGGGTTGCAGTCCTAGAGGCAGCGGCGACTTCGGCTACTCTCTGTGGCCCTTCTCCAGCTACCGCGGCTTCGTGATGTCCTCGACAGTTGCCGGGGAGGGGCGCAGCGGCCGCCCCACTGTCGAGGTCGGCGTGCAGCACGTCGGCTGCTCCGAGGACGCCGCCGCCTTCGTGGCACTGGCGGCCGCCGTCGACCTTAGCGTCGACGCCTGCCGTCTCTTCAGCCACAAGCTCAGGAAGGAGCTCATCGCGCCGGACTCGCTGCGTTGA